One window from the genome of Dermacentor silvarum isolate Dsil-2018 chromosome 7, BIME_Dsil_1.4, whole genome shotgun sequence encodes:
- the LOC125946727 gene encoding uncharacterized protein LOC125946727 — MAAPGGFILHQVLPFCAPAGYTPRGYRGGTKGFHTEGALTHVFCLVGSAVPVLPSACSMCAEQNVLANRLCWRSASRDSRGQRRYAGHSNICAQFLCPSPGNANWCTKKGTFVLRIYNEWM; from the exons ATGGCTGCTCCAGGGGGATTCATCCTGCACCAGGTTCTGCCCTTCTGCGCACCAGCTGGCTACACTCCACGTGGGTACAG GGGTGGTACCAAAGGCTTCCACACTGAAGGTGCCCTGACGCACGTGTTCTGCCTGGTGGGCAGCGCAGTCCCAGTGCTGCCCAGTGCGTGTTCCATGTGTGCGGAGCAGAATGTCTTGGCAAATCGCCTCTG TTGGCGATCCGCCAGCCGTGACAGCCGAGGCCAAAGGCGGTATGCCGGTCACTCAAACATTTGTGCCCAGTTCTTGTGTCCGAGTCCAGGGAATGCCAATTGGTGTACCAAAAAAGGTACATTTGTTTTAAGAATTTACAATGAGTGGATGTGA